Within the Gloeobacter kilaueensis JS1 genome, the region GCCGTCCTACGTCGCCGATTTTTGTGCCGGCAGGCTGAGCGAGCGCGAATTTCGGCGCATCGGCCTGCCCTGGAGCCCGGCCATCGTCGAGCGCACCTGCACCGCCGTCGGGGGAACGGTGCTGAGCGCCCGGCTCGCCATCAGCCACGGCCTCGCCTGCAACATTGCCGGAGGCACCCACCACGCCTTTGCTGATTTTGGCTCCGGCTTCTGCATCTTCAACGATCTGGCGGTGGCAGCGAGAGTGCTGCTCGCCGAGGGGCGGGTGAGCCGGGTGTTGATCGTCGATCTCGATGTCCATCAAGGCGACGGCACCGCCCGGATCTTTGCCCAGGAGCCGGCTGTCTTCACCTTCTCGATGCACTGCGAACAGAATTTCCCAGCCCGCAAGCAACAGAGCGATCTAGATGTGTCCTTGCCGATTGGTACGGGCGATGCCGTCTACTTGCGGACGCTGCGGGAGTACCTGCCGGACCTGCTCGATCGAGTCCGCCCCGATCTGGTGCTCTACGACGCCGGGGTGGACCCCCATCGCCGCGACCGGCTGGGCAAACTCGATCTGAGCGACGAGGGGCTCTACGAGCGGGATCTGGAGGTGATCGGCAGTTGCCTGCGCCGCCGGGTGGCGGTGGCTGGGGTGATCGGTGGCGGCTACGACGACGATCTCCAGGCACTGGTGCAGCGCCATTCTCTGCTGCACCGCGCCGCCAGTGCCCTCTACCGGACCCTTTGACGATCCTTTGTAAAGCTGTATAGCGAGTTGCGTGCCGTTGCGGCGGGATTTGCTATAACCGACCCATGCTTCCCCTGTGCATCCTTCGGCTGTTGCCCTGTTCTTAGCAGTCAGTCATTCTTCTTTTTTGCGATGCACCAGATCCACTTTCCTGCACGGTTTGATGCCGGAGTGCCCGACGAGCGTTCTGCCCACCGGCACCGCGATCTCTGGCAGCTTCAGCACCGCGTTCAGTCCGCTCCCGTCCTCGGAGCAGTAGCCTCGATGCGGGAGGGTTTCGCTACGCCTTTTAAGTTGCTGAGGCGGTCCGAAGGAGGACCACAGCTATGTTATCGAGGCTGGCACATCTCGGCGCGCTGGCTGATCAAAGGTTACGTCGCGGATCTTAAAGATCCGGAGGGCAAAGCGGTTGGTGAGCCGCTCCTGTGCTTTGCGACTCCCGAGCTGGCGCTGGTTCACGCCCAAAAATATGTGGACTGGCTCATTGCCAGAACGACCAGACGTTAACTGTCCCCATTGCTGCAAATTGCGTCGATCGCTTCCGGGGAAAGTGGGCCGCCGGATACAGTAGTTCAGTACGACTCGCAGTTCGGTTTGTGGACAAAGGTACCCTGGTTGAATTTCGTCTGCACGGCAACCGCCACCTGGGGGTGGTCAGCGGCCCGGACGGTAAAAAGAACTTCAACCTGCAGACGCCGAATGGCCACATCCAGACCGTTCATCCCCGCCAGATTACCTACACGGTTGCGGGCGGGCCCTACCGCAACAGCGAACTACCGGCCTTCGAGGCCCAGGCCGAAGCCCTGCTCGCCCAGGCCGATCTCGAACTGGCCTGGGAGTTGTTCCGCGAGACCCACGCGCTGGTGACGCCCGCAGAACTGGCGCAGTTGCTTTTTAGTAGTGAAGGCCCGGTGGCCGGCTACGCCGCCTTTCGCCTGCTGGCCGACGACAAGCTCTACTTCAAACAAAAAGGCGAGGGCTACGAGCCGCGTTCGCCTCTCCAGGTCGAGGAGTTGCGCCACCAGCAGGCGATCGAGCAGCGCCGGGCTTTTGAGCAGGCCCAGTTTCTTGAGCGCATCCAGGCTGCCCTGAGCGGTGCAATCGTCAGCTGGCAAAAAAGCGACCAGCAGCGCCTCGACGCCCTCGAGCGCTACGGGCTCTGGGGCGAGGAAGCGTCCGATCGCTCGCTCGCCCAGGATGTGCTGCAGCAGTTGGGCCGGGCCACCCGTCCGGAGGAAGCGACGGCGCTTTTGATTGCCCTGGGGATCTGGTCGGCCCACGAAAATCTCGCCCTGCGCCGCTCGAATATTCCGGTCCACTTCAGCGAGGCGGTGCTCGACTATGCCCGGCGGGTGCTTACCAAAGCACCGCCTGACCGGGACGAGCGCCGCGATTTTGGCAGGCTTGCCGTCTATACGATCGACGACGAATCTACCCGCGAGATCGACGATGGCCTCAGCCTCGAACCCCTCGAAGGGGGGCGCGAAAAAGTCTGGATTCACATCGCGGATCCGAGCCGCTGGGTTTTTCTGGGCGACCCCCTCGATCTCGAAGCGAGAAGGCGGGCGACCAGCGTCTACCTGCCCACCGGTGCCATCCCGATGTTCCCCCCGCTGCTCGCGACAGGACCGATGAGTCTGTTGCCCGGCCAGATCAACTGTGCGCTGAGCTTCGGTGCTGTCATCGCTCCGGATGGAGCCCTCGAAAGCTTCGAGGTGACTCCCGCGCTGGTGCGCACGGTCTATCCGGTCAGCTACGACGAGGCCGACCCTTTGATCGCCAGCGGCGAGGAGCCAGTACTCGCCCGCCTGCACGAAATTGCCCTGCTGCGGCGCAACTATCGCCACGGCCACGGTGCGATCACCATCGAGCTGCCCGAAGCCCAAGTCAAAGTCAAAGGCGAACAGGTCAACCTCGAGATTTTGGGCGACTCCGCTGCCCGCGTGCTGGTCTCCGAGATGATGATTCTGGTCGGTGAGCTGACCGCCCGGCTGGCCCTCGATGCCGGTATCGCTGTACCCTTTCGGACCCAGGGGGCTCCCGACCTGCCGGGAGCCGACGAGTTGATGCGCCTGCCCGCCGGTCCGGTGCGCGAATTTGCGATCTGCCGCTGTATGCAGCGATCGGAGGTGAGCGTCTACGCTGCCCGCCACGGCGGGTTGGGGCTCGATGCCTACGTGCAGGCCACCTCGCCCATCCGCCGCTACTCCGACTTGCTGGTCCACTACCAGATCAAGGCCCACCTGCGCGGCGAGACGCCTCCCCTCAGCCTCGAAAGCCTCAAGGACCTGCTCGCGATGATCGACAGCGCCGGTTACGAAGTCACCCAGATCGAACGGCTCAGCGACCGCTACTGGACCTACGAGTACCTGCGCCACCGCCGCCAACAGTTGCAGCCGGGCCTGGTGCTCGACTACATGGGCGGCGATCCGCAGCGCGCCCTGGTACTGCTCGAAAATGTTGCCCTCCGGCTGCCGGTGCGCTTCGATCGGCCCGTCTCGCGGGGCGAAATGGTCGATTTGCAGATCACCCACGTCGATCCGCGCCAGGATCTGCTGGTGCTTAAAGAGGCGCGCTGACAGGCTCTACCGCTCGCGGGGGAAGTCCAGGCGGCGGACGCTTGTTAGCCTGAGACGGGAGAGAGCGATCGAGGAGCATGACGACGGCCTTCAGTTCTGTGAGCGAATTTTTTACCCGGCCCCTGTTTGCTGTCAATGGAACGGCTGTTTCGTTCACCTCGATCCTGGTATTTGTCCTGCTAACCTGGCTGTCGTTTTTTGTCGCCCGCCAGGGGCGAAAGCTGGTGCAGCGGCTGGTCAACGGCAGGCTGGAGGCGACCCTCGCCAACATCCTCGATCAGCTCGCCAACGTCGCGATTATCGTCGCCGGGCTCTACATCGCCCTGCGCTTTGTGGGCATCGACATCGGCGGCCTGGTGGTGCTGGCGAGTGCGCTGGGCGTCGGGATCGGCTTTGGCCTGCAGAACATTGCCTCCAACTTGATTTCGGGCATGATCATCCTGCTGGAGCGGCCTATCTCCGTGGGCGATCGGGTGACGGTGGGCGAGACGGTGGGCGATGTCACCCGCATCGGCCTGCGCTCCACCGAGGTCGTCACCCCCGACAACATCATGATCATCGTGCCCAACAGCGAATTTATCAGCAACCGCGTCACCAACTGGACTCGGGGCCGTCCCCAGACCCGGATTCACCTGCCGGTGGGCGTCGCCTACGGTAGCGACCTCGAAAAAACCAGACACATCCTGCTCGACATCGCCCGCGCCCAAAAAGGGGTGCTCCCAGAACCTGCTCCAGAAGTCTGGCTGGTGAATTTCGGCGACTCGTCGATCAACCTCGAATTGCTCGTCTGGGTCGAAGCGCCCAACTTGATCCCACGACTGCGCTCCGAACTCAACTTTGCCGTCGAGGCGGCCCTGCGCGCCCACGCGATCTCGATTCCTTTTCCCCAGCGCGACGTGCGGGTCGTCTTCGATGGCCAGTCAAACGGCAGCGAGCGGCTGGGCGTCTAATCGGTTGTCTGGCTCTGGCTGCGTTCGCCCTTAGAAGCTGCCGCCTCCGCCCGGCGCACCTCCGAGCAAAAAGTCGTCACCCGCGTGCCGTCCGGATAGCGGACGATCGCTGTGCGCAGGCGCAGGTTGGGGCTGGCAAACCAGAGCCGTTCCTCCGACTCGCCCTGGTTGCTCGTAGTGCTCAAAGTAAGCACATCGTCGTCGCCGACGCGATAGCGCGCAGGCAGCGGCTCGGTAGCGGGCTTATCCTGCAAGATGCTGCCCTGAGCTGGATCTTGAGCGTCCGGCACGACGACCAGGATCGTCCTGCCGGTGTGGGTTTTGCTGTCGCGGTCG harbors:
- a CDS encoding histone deacetylase yields the protein MDLPLVYSPRYEAALPVGHRFPMGKFGHLYRYLLTSGIARPEQFWLPERAGWEWLTLVHAPSYVADFCAGRLSEREFRRIGLPWSPAIVERTCTAVGGTVLSARLAISHGLACNIAGGTHHAFADFGSGFCIFNDLAVAARVLLAEGRVSRVLIVDLDVHQGDGTARIFAQEPAVFTFSMHCEQNFPARKQQSDLDVSLPIGTGDAVYLRTLREYLPDLLDRVRPDLVLYDAGVDPHRRDRLGKLDLSDEGLYERDLEVIGSCLRRRVAVAGVIGGGYDDDLQALVQRHSLLHRAASALYRTL
- a CDS encoding ribonuclease catalytic domain-containing protein, encoding MDKGTLVEFRLHGNRHLGVVSGPDGKKNFNLQTPNGHIQTVHPRQITYTVAGGPYRNSELPAFEAQAEALLAQADLELAWELFRETHALVTPAELAQLLFSSEGPVAGYAAFRLLADDKLYFKQKGEGYEPRSPLQVEELRHQQAIEQRRAFEQAQFLERIQAALSGAIVSWQKSDQQRLDALERYGLWGEEASDRSLAQDVLQQLGRATRPEEATALLIALGIWSAHENLALRRSNIPVHFSEAVLDYARRVLTKAPPDRDERRDFGRLAVYTIDDESTREIDDGLSLEPLEGGREKVWIHIADPSRWVFLGDPLDLEARRRATSVYLPTGAIPMFPPLLATGPMSLLPGQINCALSFGAVIAPDGALESFEVTPALVRTVYPVSYDEADPLIASGEEPVLARLHEIALLRRNYRHGHGAITIELPEAQVKVKGEQVNLEILGDSAARVLVSEMMILVGELTARLALDAGIAVPFRTQGAPDLPGADELMRLPAGPVREFAICRCMQRSEVSVYAARHGGLGLDAYVQATSPIRRYSDLLVHYQIKAHLRGETPPLSLESLKDLLAMIDSAGYEVTQIERLSDRYWTYEYLRHRRQQLQPGLVLDYMGGDPQRALVLLENVALRLPVRFDRPVSRGEMVDLQITHVDPRQDLLVLKEAR
- a CDS encoding mechanosensitive ion channel family protein → MTTAFSSVSEFFTRPLFAVNGTAVSFTSILVFVLLTWLSFFVARQGRKLVQRLVNGRLEATLANILDQLANVAIIVAGLYIALRFVGIDIGGLVVLASALGVGIGFGLQNIASNLISGMIILLERPISVGDRVTVGETVGDVTRIGLRSTEVVTPDNIMIIVPNSEFISNRVTNWTRGRPQTRIHLPVGVAYGSDLEKTRHILLDIARAQKGVLPEPAPEVWLVNFGDSSINLELLVWVEAPNLIPRLRSELNFAVEAALRAHAISIPFPQRDVRVVFDGQSNGSERLGV
- a CDS encoding phycobiliprotein lyase, with protein sequence MRNVVNRQDGEPMPKDVMDFFRASAGRWFSQRNSHHPAGRRFEGGRSELEITPLAPEDGRVAEICRLYRFEAAGVAGAVLVEWKGTIDRDSKTHTGRTILVVVPDAQDPAQGSILQDKPATEPLPARYRVGDDDVLTLSTTSNQGESEERLWFASPNLRLRTAIVRYPDGTRVTTFCSEVRRAEAAASKGERSQSQTTD